From one Pirellulales bacterium genomic stretch:
- a CDS encoding GNAT family N-acetyltransferase — protein sequence MLRFRPYLNSDPPLLTAVWRGCVGRRGLAQPITTAMLDQLVLSKPYFDRTGLILALDDDRPVGFVHAGFGPNEDESGLSTDLGVVVMLLVVSHPDESAIAARLVAMAEDYLRSKGAKVIYGGGVRPLVPFYWGLYGGSELPGVLDSDPQAQAVFRAAGYREMARTVILHRDLSGFRPCVDRRQMQIRRSTEVETVVDPPPRSWWEACVMNQCERTTFRLRPHGGCELLAQMTCWNIEPFAAPWGVRASGLIDLVVTESHRRRGMATYLVGETLRQLQEQSFALVEAQTMDTNTSALALYRKLGFKQVDSGVVFRKEGAGISER from the coding sequence TTGCTTCGCTTCCGCCCATATCTGAATAGCGATCCGCCGCTGCTGACTGCCGTATGGCGCGGCTGCGTCGGGCGGCGCGGATTGGCGCAGCCGATCACCACGGCGATGCTCGACCAACTGGTGCTTTCAAAACCCTATTTCGACCGCACCGGATTGATTCTCGCGCTCGACGATGATCGGCCCGTCGGCTTCGTGCATGCCGGTTTCGGACCAAACGAGGATGAGAGCGGGCTCTCGACCGATTTGGGCGTGGTCGTGATGCTGCTGGTGGTTTCGCATCCCGATGAATCAGCGATCGCTGCCCGGCTGGTGGCGATGGCCGAGGATTACCTGCGGTCGAAGGGTGCGAAAGTGATTTACGGCGGCGGCGTGCGGCCGCTGGTGCCGTTTTATTGGGGGCTGTATGGCGGCAGTGAATTGCCCGGCGTTTTGGATTCCGATCCTCAGGCGCAGGCAGTGTTCCGGGCTGCCGGCTATCGCGAGATGGCCCGGACCGTGATCTTGCATCGGGATTTGAGCGGTTTTCGGCCCTGCGTGGATCGCCGGCAGATGCAGATCCGCCGCAGCACGGAAGTGGAGACGGTCGTCGATCCGCCGCCGCGAAGCTGGTGGGAGGCGTGCGTGATGAACCAATGCGAGCGGACAACGTTTCGCCTGCGGCCGCACGGCGGCTGCGAGCTGCTTGCGCAAATGACCTGTTGGAACATCGAGCCGTTCGCGGCCCCGTGGGGCGTGCGGGCGAGCGGGCTGATCGACCTCGTCGTGACTGAATCGCATCGCCGCCGGGGCATGGCAACCTATCTCGTCGGCGAAACGCTGCGCCAGTTGCAGGAACAATCGTTCGCCCTGGTCGAAGCGCAAACGATGGACACCAATACCAGCGCCCTCGCCCTCTACCGCAAACTCGGCTTCAAACAAGTCGATAGCGGCGTGGTGTTCCGCAAGGAGGGAGCGGGAATATCGGAACGCTAG
- a CDS encoding lysophospholipid acyltransferase family protein: MKIRFGRRAKEVSDFLVYLIVRLLICVVQAVSIETCVALSRRLARLVNDVIRKRGDVVDENLRLAFPQLSTEERRNLSRRMWEHLFLMVIEMVHAPRKIHDTNWQEYIHVRNIAETMRRFFVDRPNVTVSAHFGNFELAGFVFGLFGFEMFSVVRPLDNRFLDRWVRDFRASNFVRILPKNGSAGEISEMLARQGTLSVLADQHAGPKGCWVDFFGRPASTHKAIALFSLAHDAPLVVGSFRRAGGPMRFELAVEDVADPRSLRPEQQGVAGLTQWYTHCLERMIRRDPDQYWWVHRRWKDTRGARTKAA, from the coding sequence ATGAAGATTCGATTTGGCCGGCGAGCAAAGGAGGTCAGCGATTTTCTCGTCTATTTAATCGTGCGGCTGCTGATCTGCGTTGTGCAGGCAGTTTCGATTGAAACGTGTGTCGCGCTTTCCCGCCGGCTGGCTCGGCTGGTGAACGACGTGATTCGCAAGCGCGGCGACGTCGTCGATGAAAACCTGCGGCTCGCGTTTCCCCAGCTTTCGACCGAAGAGCGACGAAACTTGTCGCGGCGGATGTGGGAGCATTTATTCTTGATGGTGATCGAGATGGTCCATGCGCCGAGAAAAATCCACGATACGAATTGGCAGGAATATATCCACGTCCGCAATATCGCTGAAACGATGCGGCGATTTTTCGTCGATCGGCCGAATGTGACCGTGTCGGCCCATTTCGGGAACTTCGAATTGGCGGGCTTCGTGTTTGGACTGTTTGGGTTCGAGATGTTTTCCGTAGTTAGGCCGCTCGACAATCGATTTTTAGACCGCTGGGTGCGCGATTTTCGTGCGTCGAATTTCGTGCGAATTCTGCCGAAAAACGGCAGCGCCGGCGAGATTTCGGAAATGCTCGCGCGGCAGGGCACGCTGTCGGTGTTGGCCGACCAGCATGCGGGGCCGAAGGGCTGCTGGGTCGATTTCTTCGGCCGGCCGGCCTCGACGCACAAGGCGATCGCGCTATTTTCCTTGGCGCACGATGCGCCGCTGGTGGTTGGGTCGTTCCGCCGCGCGGGCGGGCCGATGCGGTTCGAGCTTGCCGTCGAAGACGTGGCCGATCCGCGATCGCTACGGCCGGAACAGCAGGGAGTCGCCGGGCTGACGCAATGGTATACTCATTGCCTGGAGCGAATGATCCGCCGCGATCCCGATCAATATTGGTGGGTGCATCGCCGCTGGAAAGACACGCGCGGCGCACGAACGAAAGCCGCATAG
- a CDS encoding tRNA (cytidine(34)-2'-O)-methyltransferase codes for MSYEPCLHIVLHQPEIPYNTGSVGRTCVAVGAKLWLVRPLGFRIDDYYLRRAGLDYWERLEFEVVDDWTALIARLPRRKPWFFTKTATTFYTAPHYEQGDILVFGSESQGLPPSLLTEHREQTLRIPIRSEVRSLNLSNSVAIAAYEALRQWASG; via the coding sequence ATGTCCTACGAGCCTTGCTTGCATATCGTCCTGCATCAGCCGGAGATTCCCTACAACACGGGAAGCGTCGGCCGAACGTGCGTGGCGGTCGGCGCTAAGCTATGGCTGGTGCGGCCGTTGGGATTCCGCATCGACGACTATTATCTCCGCCGGGCCGGCCTGGATTATTGGGAACGCTTGGAGTTCGAGGTCGTCGATGATTGGACCGCTCTGATCGCCCGGCTCCCGCGCCGCAAGCCGTGGTTCTTCACGAAAACAGCAACCACGTTCTACACCGCTCCGCATTATGAACAAGGCGACATTTTGGTTTTCGGTAGCGAATCGCAAGGTCTGCCGCCGAGCCTGTTGACGGAGCACCGCGAACAGACGTTGCGCATCCCGATTCGCTCCGAAGTGCGCAGCCTGAATCTTTCGAACAGCGTCGCGATCGCGGCATACGAAGCGCTGCGGCAATGGGCGAGCGGCTAA
- a CDS encoding Rieske 2Fe-2S domain-containing protein: protein MSNWVRVGKISECPPGMVLERVAGERVIALCNAEGKLFAIDGVCPHQGGPLGEGELVGTTLGCPWHGWQFDITTGQHQLNRRVRQPQFPVRVEGDDIYVNIEPDAAPAAE, encoded by the coding sequence ATGTCCAATTGGGTTCGCGTCGGTAAAATTTCGGAATGCCCGCCGGGCATGGTGCTCGAACGCGTGGCCGGCGAGCGCGTCATTGCGCTGTGCAATGCCGAGGGAAAGCTGTTTGCGATCGACGGCGTTTGCCCGCATCAGGGCGGCCCGCTCGGCGAAGGCGAACTTGTCGGCACGACATTGGGATGCCCTTGGCACGGCTGGCAGTTCGACATCACCACCGGCCAACACCAACTGAACCGCCGCGTCCGCCAGCCGCAATTTCCCGTACGCGTCGAGGGAGACGACATATACGTTAACATTGAACCGGACGCGGCACCGGCCGCAGAATGA